In Musa acuminata AAA Group cultivar baxijiao chromosome BXJ2-3, Cavendish_Baxijiao_AAA, whole genome shotgun sequence, the following proteins share a genomic window:
- the LOC103976870 gene encoding vacuolar cation/proton exchanger 3-like isoform X1: MFFSLLAFLTFNLEETSFCTLGFLTELVNLRIGTKEKAIRFHFGIKEMSGKLRVGFDSQTSSKMGSMDGRSDHEFEDESLVSPMELTKMTNGLTGIHHGSFSAVEQQKSIDNINTSLLRSLKVILFTSKINILMPCGPLAVVIHHLTEDQGWVFFLSLLGIIPLAERLGFATEQLALFTGPTVGGLLNATFGNATEMIISVHALKGGMIRVVQQSLLGSILSNMLLVLGCAFFCGGIVFMKKDQVFDKAAAVVNSGLLLMAVMGLLFPAVLHYTHSEVHYGKSELALSRFSSCIMLVAYAFYLVFQLKGHNESYERVNEEGGQNEGGTDDEEVPEISKWEAIIWLAILTGWISVLSDYLVDAIQGASAAWNIPIAFISVILLPIVGNAAEHASAIMFAMKDKLDISLGVAIGSSTQISMFGIPFCVVVGWILGRPMDLNFQLFETASLFITVLVVAFMLQEGTSNYFKGLMLVLCYLIVAASFFVHVDPSPVREFLTSVASLPYASTRNQNLSHTDRKHLITAFASSIQHCKCIYSFGHSTHLNGRMGIIFLQKTRNPEDSRRALFRMWNAKAGCEASTVALGSQFQQRSSDSSG; encoded by the exons ATGTTCTTCTCACTGCTCGCCTTTCTAACGTTCAACCTCGAGGAAACTTCCTTCTGCACTCTTGGTTTTCTCACAGAATTAGTCAACCTTAGGATCGGCACAAAAGAGAAGGCGATACGTTTTCATTTCGGAATCAAGGAAATGAGCGGGAAGCTGCGGGTCGGCTTCGATTCGCAAACGTCTTCGAAG ATGGGTTCTATGGATGGTAGATCAGACCATGAATTTGAAGATGAAAGCCTTGTTAGCCCCATGGAACTCACAAAAATGACTAATGGTCTGACTGGAATTCATCATGGTTCCTTCTCTGCTGTGGAACAACAGAAAAGTATCGACAACATCAATACCAGCTTGTTGAGGAGCTTAAAAGTAATACTGTTTACATCCAAGATAAATATATTGATGCCTTGTGGACCTTTAGCAGTCGTGATTCATCATTTGACTGAGGATCAA GGATGGGTGTTCTTTCTGAGCTTGCTGGGCATTATTCCATTGGCAGAGCGTTTAGGTTTTGCCACAGA GCAGCTAGCACTTTTCACAGGACCAACAG TGGGAGGCCTTCTGAATGCTACTTTTGGAAATGCAACAGAGATGATAATATCGGTCCATGCACTAAAAGGTGGAATGATACGGGTCGTTCAACAGTCGCTACTAGGATCCATATTGTCAAATATGCTGCTGGTTCTTGGTTGCGCATTCTTCTGCGGAGGGATTGTTTTTATGAAGAAGGACCAAGTCTTCGATAAG GCAGCTGCTGTAGTGAACTCTGGCTTGCTTCTGATGGCAGTGATGGGCTTGCTCTTCCCTGCTGTTCTCCATTACACACACTCTGAAGTACATTACGGCAAATCAGAATTAGCCCTTTCAAGGTTTAGCAGCTGCATAATGCTTGTGGCATATGCCTTTTACCTTGTTTTCCAGCTAAAAGGTCATAATGAATCCTACGAGCGGGTCAATGAG GAAGGAGGTCAAAATGAAGGGGGTACAGATGATGAAGAAGTTCCTGAGATTTCCAAATGGGAAGCCATCATTTGGCTTGCAATTTTGACTGGTTGGATCTCAGTGCTCTCCGACTACTTGGTTGATGCCATACAG GGTGCTTCAGCCGCATGGAACATTCCTATTGCTTTCATAAGCGTCATTTTGCTGCCGATCGTGGGGAACGCAGCTGAGCATGCGAGTGCAATCATGTTTGCCATGAAGGACAAGCTC GACATTTCTCTAGGAGTTGCTATTGGGTCATCAACACAGATATCCATGTTTGGG ATCCCTTTCTGTGTGGTGGTAGGGTGGATATTGGGACGACCAATGGACCTAAATTTCCAACTTTTTGAGACAGCATCACTCTTCATTACAGTATTAGTTGTGGCCTTCATGTTGCAG GAGGGTACTTCTAACTACTTCAAAGGTTTAATGCTCGTTCTTTGCTACCTAATAGTAGCTGCCAGCTTCTTTGTACATGTTGACCCTTCTCCAGTCCGTGAGTTCCTCACATCAGTTGCTAGCTTACCATATGCATCAACCAGAAATCAAAATCTATCACACACCGACCGAAAACATTTGATTACTGCTTTTGCTTCAAGCATTCAACACTGCAAATGTATATACTCCTTTGGTCATTCAACACACCTAAACGGCCGAATGGGAATAATTTTTTTGCAGAAGACAAGAAACCCTGAAGATAGCAGGCGGGCATTGTTTCGGATGTGGAACGCAAAAGCTGGTTGCGAGGCATCGACTGTTGCTTTGGGTTCGCAGTTTCAGCAGAGGAGCAGTGATTCCAGTGGATGA
- the LOC103976870 gene encoding vacuolar cation/proton exchanger 3-like isoform X2 encodes MDKIDEKPQLGIVHSHFEMGSMDGRSDHEFEDESLVSPMELTKMTNGLTGIHHGSFSAVEQQKSIDNINTSLLRSLKVILFTSKINILMPCGPLAVVIHHLTEDQGWVFFLSLLGIIPLAERLGFATEQLALFTGPTVGGLLNATFGNATEMIISVHALKGGMIRVVQQSLLGSILSNMLLVLGCAFFCGGIVFMKKDQVFDKAAAVVNSGLLLMAVMGLLFPAVLHYTHSEVHYGKSELALSRFSSCIMLVAYAFYLVFQLKGHNESYERVNEEGGQNEGGTDDEEVPEISKWEAIIWLAILTGWISVLSDYLVDAIQGASAAWNIPIAFISVILLPIVGNAAEHASAIMFAMKDKLDISLGVAIGSSTQISMFGIPFCVVVGWILGRPMDLNFQLFETASLFITVLVVAFMLQEGTSNYFKGLMLVLCYLIVAASFFVHVDPSPVREFLTSVASLPYASTRNQNLSHTDRKHLITAFASSIQHCKCIYSFGHSTHLNGRMGIIFLQKTRNPEDSRRALFRMWNAKAGCEASTVALGSQFQQRSSDSSG; translated from the exons ATGgacaaaattgatgaaaaacctcaactgGGCATAGTTCACTCTCACTTTGAA ATGGGTTCTATGGATGGTAGATCAGACCATGAATTTGAAGATGAAAGCCTTGTTAGCCCCATGGAACTCACAAAAATGACTAATGGTCTGACTGGAATTCATCATGGTTCCTTCTCTGCTGTGGAACAACAGAAAAGTATCGACAACATCAATACCAGCTTGTTGAGGAGCTTAAAAGTAATACTGTTTACATCCAAGATAAATATATTGATGCCTTGTGGACCTTTAGCAGTCGTGATTCATCATTTGACTGAGGATCAA GGATGGGTGTTCTTTCTGAGCTTGCTGGGCATTATTCCATTGGCAGAGCGTTTAGGTTTTGCCACAGA GCAGCTAGCACTTTTCACAGGACCAACAG TGGGAGGCCTTCTGAATGCTACTTTTGGAAATGCAACAGAGATGATAATATCGGTCCATGCACTAAAAGGTGGAATGATACGGGTCGTTCAACAGTCGCTACTAGGATCCATATTGTCAAATATGCTGCTGGTTCTTGGTTGCGCATTCTTCTGCGGAGGGATTGTTTTTATGAAGAAGGACCAAGTCTTCGATAAG GCAGCTGCTGTAGTGAACTCTGGCTTGCTTCTGATGGCAGTGATGGGCTTGCTCTTCCCTGCTGTTCTCCATTACACACACTCTGAAGTACATTACGGCAAATCAGAATTAGCCCTTTCAAGGTTTAGCAGCTGCATAATGCTTGTGGCATATGCCTTTTACCTTGTTTTCCAGCTAAAAGGTCATAATGAATCCTACGAGCGGGTCAATGAG GAAGGAGGTCAAAATGAAGGGGGTACAGATGATGAAGAAGTTCCTGAGATTTCCAAATGGGAAGCCATCATTTGGCTTGCAATTTTGACTGGTTGGATCTCAGTGCTCTCCGACTACTTGGTTGATGCCATACAG GGTGCTTCAGCCGCATGGAACATTCCTATTGCTTTCATAAGCGTCATTTTGCTGCCGATCGTGGGGAACGCAGCTGAGCATGCGAGTGCAATCATGTTTGCCATGAAGGACAAGCTC GACATTTCTCTAGGAGTTGCTATTGGGTCATCAACACAGATATCCATGTTTGGG ATCCCTTTCTGTGTGGTGGTAGGGTGGATATTGGGACGACCAATGGACCTAAATTTCCAACTTTTTGAGACAGCATCACTCTTCATTACAGTATTAGTTGTGGCCTTCATGTTGCAG GAGGGTACTTCTAACTACTTCAAAGGTTTAATGCTCGTTCTTTGCTACCTAATAGTAGCTGCCAGCTTCTTTGTACATGTTGACCCTTCTCCAGTCCGTGAGTTCCTCACATCAGTTGCTAGCTTACCATATGCATCAACCAGAAATCAAAATCTATCACACACCGACCGAAAACATTTGATTACTGCTTTTGCTTCAAGCATTCAACACTGCAAATGTATATACTCCTTTGGTCATTCAACACACCTAAACGGCCGAATGGGAATAATTTTTTTGCAGAAGACAAGAAACCCTGAAGATAGCAGGCGGGCATTGTTTCGGATGTGGAACGCAAAAGCTGGTTGCGAGGCATCGACTGTTGCTTTGGGTTCGCAGTTTCAGCAGAGGAGCAGTGATTCCAGTGGATGA
- the LOC103976870 gene encoding vacuolar cation/proton exchanger 3-like isoform X3 has protein sequence MFFSLLAFLTFNLEETSFCTLGFLTELVNLRIGTKEKAIRFHFGIKEMSGKLRVGFDSQTSSKMGSMDGRSDHEFEDESLVSPMELTKMTNGLTGIHHGSFSAVEQQKSIDNINTSLLRSLKVILFTSKINILMPCGPLAVVIHHLTEDQGWVFFLSLLGIIPLAERLGFATEQLALFTGPTVGGLLNATFGNATEMIISVHALKGGMIRVVQQSLLGSILSNMLLVLGCAFFCGGIVFMKKDQVFDKAAAVVNSGLLLMAVMGLLFPAVLHYTHSEVHYGKSELALSRFSSCIMLVAYAFYLVFQLKGHNESYERVNEEGGQNEGGTDDEEVPEISKWEAIIWLAILTGWISVLSDYLVDAIQGASAAWNIPIAFISVILLPIVGNAAEHASAIMFAMKDKLDISLGVAIGSSTQISMFGIPFCVVVGWILGRPMDLNFQLFETASLFITVLVVAFMLQEGTSNYFKGLMLVLCYLIVAASFFVHVDPSPVQDKKP, from the exons ATGTTCTTCTCACTGCTCGCCTTTCTAACGTTCAACCTCGAGGAAACTTCCTTCTGCACTCTTGGTTTTCTCACAGAATTAGTCAACCTTAGGATCGGCACAAAAGAGAAGGCGATACGTTTTCATTTCGGAATCAAGGAAATGAGCGGGAAGCTGCGGGTCGGCTTCGATTCGCAAACGTCTTCGAAG ATGGGTTCTATGGATGGTAGATCAGACCATGAATTTGAAGATGAAAGCCTTGTTAGCCCCATGGAACTCACAAAAATGACTAATGGTCTGACTGGAATTCATCATGGTTCCTTCTCTGCTGTGGAACAACAGAAAAGTATCGACAACATCAATACCAGCTTGTTGAGGAGCTTAAAAGTAATACTGTTTACATCCAAGATAAATATATTGATGCCTTGTGGACCTTTAGCAGTCGTGATTCATCATTTGACTGAGGATCAA GGATGGGTGTTCTTTCTGAGCTTGCTGGGCATTATTCCATTGGCAGAGCGTTTAGGTTTTGCCACAGA GCAGCTAGCACTTTTCACAGGACCAACAG TGGGAGGCCTTCTGAATGCTACTTTTGGAAATGCAACAGAGATGATAATATCGGTCCATGCACTAAAAGGTGGAATGATACGGGTCGTTCAACAGTCGCTACTAGGATCCATATTGTCAAATATGCTGCTGGTTCTTGGTTGCGCATTCTTCTGCGGAGGGATTGTTTTTATGAAGAAGGACCAAGTCTTCGATAAG GCAGCTGCTGTAGTGAACTCTGGCTTGCTTCTGATGGCAGTGATGGGCTTGCTCTTCCCTGCTGTTCTCCATTACACACACTCTGAAGTACATTACGGCAAATCAGAATTAGCCCTTTCAAGGTTTAGCAGCTGCATAATGCTTGTGGCATATGCCTTTTACCTTGTTTTCCAGCTAAAAGGTCATAATGAATCCTACGAGCGGGTCAATGAG GAAGGAGGTCAAAATGAAGGGGGTACAGATGATGAAGAAGTTCCTGAGATTTCCAAATGGGAAGCCATCATTTGGCTTGCAATTTTGACTGGTTGGATCTCAGTGCTCTCCGACTACTTGGTTGATGCCATACAG GGTGCTTCAGCCGCATGGAACATTCCTATTGCTTTCATAAGCGTCATTTTGCTGCCGATCGTGGGGAACGCAGCTGAGCATGCGAGTGCAATCATGTTTGCCATGAAGGACAAGCTC GACATTTCTCTAGGAGTTGCTATTGGGTCATCAACACAGATATCCATGTTTGGG ATCCCTTTCTGTGTGGTGGTAGGGTGGATATTGGGACGACCAATGGACCTAAATTTCCAACTTTTTGAGACAGCATCACTCTTCATTACAGTATTAGTTGTGGCCTTCATGTTGCAG GAGGGTACTTCTAACTACTTCAAAGGTTTAATGCTCGTTCTTTGCTACCTAATAGTAGCTGCCAGCTTCTTTGTACATGTTGACCCTTCTCCAGTCC AAGACAAGAAACCCTGA